One Myripristis murdjan chromosome 18, fMyrMur1.1, whole genome shotgun sequence DNA window includes the following coding sequences:
- the pea15 gene encoding astrocytic phosphoprotein PEA-15 encodes MAEYSSLLSDLSENITNEDLEQLKSACKEDIPEDQSNNITCSKEWFNYLEKNDKLAQDNLSYIEHIFEISRRPDLLTRVIEYRTTVLKISEDDEIDTKLTRIPSAKKYKDIIRQPSEDEIIKLAPPPKKV; translated from the exons ATGGCGGAGTACAGCTCTCTGCTCAGCGACCTGTCTGAAAACATCACCAACGAGGACTTGGAGCAGCTCAAGTCGGCCTGCAAGGAGGACATCCCCGAGGACCAGAGCAACAACATCACCTGCTCCAAGGAGTGGTTCAACTACCTGGAGAAGAACGACAAGCTGGCCCAGG ATAACCTGTCGTACATCGAGCACATCTTTGAGATCTCGCGGCGACCGGACCTGCTGACGAGGGTGATCGAGTACCGCACCACCGTGCTGAAGATCTCCGAGGACGACGAGATCGACACCAAGCTCACGCGCATCCCCTCCGCCAAGAAATACAAAG acatCATCCGTCAGCCCTCTGAAGATGAGATCATCAAGTTGGCCCCTCCACCCAAGAAAGTGTGA